In the genome of Bacillus sp. S3, one region contains:
- a CDS encoding Ig-like domain-containing protein has product MKKIFSILSAILLIISTAPVYSASAATDVTKPVFESISVDKKTATAGDTVKVSVRASDDVGIGSVSLSYLTPVTKKATPVKLVLNNQTYAYEGTVDIDNNFDSGSYTINALTITDTSNNTITLKSSTAPEKMAAGEFTVSGTVGTIGPDLQKPVFESISIDKTKILTGNTVSVSVKASDNRGINFISLKYHTPANKEIQVSLTNNADTNAFEGKITLSNLAALGVYSVSYLSIVDLSGNTLNVNLDSESQKMASGAFKVVSELNPPMFTKLSIDQSLVASGDTVHFTVDATDESGLASATLYYKAPKSQAKVAVPLQIDGTHFIGAFSVAGTTEEGNWTVDSLEITDINDNVAVIGAAALSAGNFTVKDIIPPAKPVVNTVTDKDLTVTGSAEAGSKVDVKANGAVIGSAVAGADGTFTVTIAKQTAGTELTVTATDAAGNVSDAASTVVKDVTAPAKPVVNTVTDKDLTVTGSAEAGSKVDVKANGAVIGSAVAGVDGTFTVTIAKQTAGTELTVTATDAAGNVSDTASTVVKDVTAPAKPMVNPVTDKDLTVTGSAEAGSKVDVKANGAVIASAVAGVDGAFTVTIAKQAAGIELTVTATDDAGNVSDAASTVVKDVTAPAKPVVNSVTDKDLTVTGSAEAGSKVDVKANGAVIASAVTGVDGTFTVTIAKQTAGTELTVTATDAAGNVSDAASLVVKDVTAPAKPVVNPVTDKDLTVTGSAEAGSKVDVKANGAVIGSAVAGVDGTFTVSIAKQTAGTELTVTATDAAGNVSDAASLVVKDVTAPAKPVVNPVTDKDLTVTGSAEAGSKVDVKANGAVIASAVTGTDGKFTVTIAKQAAGIELTVTATDAAGNVSDAASLVVKDVTAPAKPVVNPVTDKDLTVTGSAEAGSKVDVKANGAVIASAVTGTDGKFTVTIAKQAAGIELTVTATDAAGNVSDAASLVVKDVTAPAKPVVHPVSETATSLSGHTEPGVKIEVTANGKIIGSGVAGTDGHFTIIITGQLAGTTLTITATDVAGNVSDQTTIVVSKKLSGWVKDNGTWYYYDPATFVVKTGWYKVNGIWYYSDMSGAMQTGWVKDGATWYYLDSGGAMQTGWLKTGTTWYYLNTSGAMQTGWLKLGTSWYYLQASGAMKTGWLKDGANWYYLNANGVMKTGWLKNGAAWYYLNASGIMQTGWVKLGTTWYYFNTSGVMVTGWVQISGKSYYFDPSGAWKK; this is encoded by the coding sequence TTGAAAAAAATTTTTTCCATTCTTTCAGCTATACTCCTTATTATCAGTACCGCACCGGTTTATAGTGCATCTGCAGCTACGGATGTAACCAAGCCGGTATTTGAGAGCATTAGCGTAGATAAAAAAACAGCTACTGCCGGTGATACTGTAAAAGTGAGTGTGAGGGCGTCGGATGATGTAGGAATTGGTTCTGTTTCATTGAGCTATCTAACCCCTGTTACTAAAAAGGCTACTCCAGTCAAACTAGTTTTGAATAATCAAACTTATGCCTATGAGGGTACGGTTGATATTGACAATAATTTTGATTCGGGCAGCTATACAATCAATGCCCTTACGATTACTGATACTAGCAATAATACCATCACTCTGAAGTCATCTACAGCCCCTGAAAAAATGGCTGCCGGTGAATTTACCGTGAGCGGCACAGTTGGCACCATTGGTCCTGACCTGCAAAAACCGGTATTTGAAAGCATCAGTATTGATAAGACAAAGATTCTTACCGGGAATACTGTTTCTGTAAGTGTGAAAGCATCAGATAATAGAGGAATCAACTTTATTTCTTTGAAGTATCACACCCCTGCAAACAAGGAAATTCAAGTATCTTTGACTAATAATGCTGATACAAATGCATTTGAAGGAAAAATCACCCTATCCAATCTAGCGGCACTTGGTGTTTATTCAGTAAGCTATCTTTCCATTGTGGACCTTTCCGGGAATACTCTGAATGTAAATCTTGATTCGGAGTCCCAAAAGATGGCTAGCGGTGCGTTTAAGGTTGTTTCTGAATTAAATCCTCCTATGTTTACTAAACTATCGATTGATCAAAGTTTAGTAGCATCGGGAGATACAGTTCATTTTACAGTAGACGCTACGGATGAATCAGGTCTGGCTTCAGCAACTTTGTATTACAAGGCACCTAAAAGTCAGGCAAAAGTAGCGGTCCCACTCCAAATTGACGGCACACATTTCATTGGTGCGTTTTCTGTTGCTGGAACTACCGAAGAAGGAAACTGGACGGTAGATTCCCTTGAAATAACAGACATTAATGATAATGTTGCTGTTATCGGCGCGGCTGCTTTAAGCGCAGGAAATTTCACTGTTAAAGATATTATCCCTCCCGCAAAGCCGGTGGTAAACACAGTAACCGATAAAGATTTGACTGTGACTGGCTCTGCTGAAGCTGGTTCTAAAGTTGATGTGAAAGCGAACGGAGCTGTGATTGGGTCTGCTGTGGCTGGTGCTGATGGCACATTCACAGTTACAATTGCAAAACAAACAGCCGGCACAGAATTAACGGTTACGGCTACAGATGCTGCTGGCAATGTTAGTGACGCTGCTTCTACGGTTGTCAAAGACGTTACGGCTCCTGCTAAACCAGTGGTAAACACAGTAACCGATAAAGATTTGACTGTAACCGGCTCTGCTGAAGCGGGTTCTAAAGTTGATGTGAAAGCGAACGGAGCTGTGATTGGTTCCGCTGTGGCTGGTGTCGATGGCACATTCACAGTTACGATTGCAAAACAAACGGCAGGCACAGAATTAACGGTTACGGCTACAGATGCTGCTGGCAATGTTAGTGACACTGCTTCTACGGTTGTCAAAGACGTTACGGCTCCTGCTAAACCAATGGTGAATCCAGTAACCGATAAGGATTTGACTGTAACTGGCTCTGCTGAAGCGGGTTCTAAAGTTGATGTGAAAGCGAACGGAGCTGTGATTGCTTCTGCTGTGGCTGGTGTCGACGGCGCATTCACAGTTACGATTGCAAAACAAGCGGCTGGCATAGAATTAACGGTTACAGCTACAGATGATGCTGGCAATGTTAGTGACGCTGCTTCTACGGTTGTCAAAGACGTTACGGCTCCTGCTAAACCAGTGGTGAATTCAGTAACCGATAAAGATTTGACTGTAACTGGTTCTGCTGAAGCGGGTTCTAAAGTTGATGTGAAAGCGAACGGAGCTGTGATTGCTTCTGCTGTGACTGGTGTCGATGGCACATTCACAGTTACGATTGCAAAACAAACGGCCGGCACAGAATTAACGGTTACGGCTACAGATGCAGCTGGCAATGTTAGTGACGCTGCTTCTTTGGTTGTCAAAGACGTTACGGCTCCTGCTAAACCAGTGGTGAATCCAGTAACCGATAAAGATTTGACTGTAACTGGTTCTGCTGAAGCTGGTTCTAAAGTTGATGTGAAAGCGAACGGAGCTGTGATTGGTTCCGCTGTGGCTGGTGTCGATGGCACATTCACAGTTTCGATTGCAAAACAAACGGCAGGCACAGAATTAACGGTTACGGCTACAGATGCTGCTGGCAATGTTAGTGACGCTGCTTCTTTGGTTGTCAAAGACGTAACGGCCCCTGCTAAACCAGTGGTGAATCCAGTAACCGATAAAGATTTGACTGTGACTGGCTCTGCTGAAGCTGGTTCTAAAGTTGATGTGAAAGCGAACGGAGCTGTGATTGCTTCTGCTGTGACTGGAACTGATGGTAAATTTACAGTTACGATTGCAAAACAAGCGGCTGGCATAGAATTAACGGTTACGGCTACAGATGCTGCTGGCAATGTTAGTGACGCTGCTTCTTTGGTTGTCAAAGACGTAACGGCCCCTGCTAAACCAGTGGTGAATCCAGTAACCGATAAAGATTTGACTGTGACTGGCTCTGCTGAAGCTGGTTCTAAAGTTGATGTGAAAGCGAACGGAGCTGTGATTGCTTCTGCTGTGACTGGAACTGATGGTAAATTTACAGTTACGATTGCAAAACAAGCGGCTGGCATAGAATTAACGGTTACGGCTACAGATGCTGCTGGCAATGTTAGTGACGCTGCTTCTTTGGTTGTCAAAGACGTAACGGCCCCTGCTAAGCCAGTTGTTCATCCAGTGTCTGAAACGGCAACTTCCCTTTCCGGGCATACTGAACCTGGTGTAAAAATTGAAGTAACAGCAAACGGGAAGATCATTGGTTCTGGAGTCGCTGGTACAGATGGTCATTTTACCATTATTATCACCGGTCAACTAGCTGGAACTACCTTAACCATTACGGCAACAGATGTGGCCGGTAACGTCAGTGATCAAACAACCATTGTTGTTTCGAAAAAACTATCCGGCTGGGTAAAAGATAATGGAACATGGTATTACTATGATCCAGCTACCTTTGTTGTAAAAACAGGCTGGTATAAAGTAAATGGAATTTGGTATTACTCTGACATGAGCGGAGCCATGCAAACGGGCTGGGTGAAAGACGGAGCTACCTGGTATTACCTTGACAGCGGCGGCGCTATGCAGACAGGCTGGCTCAAAACCGGGACTACCTGGTATTACTTAAATACCAGCGGTGCTATGCAAACGGGTTGGCTTAAACTTGGCACTTCCTGGTATTATTTACAAGCCAGTGGTGCTATGAAAACGGGTTGGCTCAAAGACGGGGCTAACTGGTATTACTTAAATGCCAACGGCGTAATGAAAACGGGCTGGCTCAAAAACGGAGCTGCCTGGTACTACTTAAATGCAAGTGGCATCATGCAAACCGGCTGGGTGAAACTTGGAACTACCTGGTATTATTTTAATACCAGCGGCGTCATGGTAACCGGCTGGGTACAAATTTCCGGCAAGTCCTACTACTTTGATCCAAGCGGGGCATGGAAAAAATAA